One stretch of Serinicoccus hydrothermalis DNA includes these proteins:
- a CDS encoding HNH endonuclease signature motif containing protein yields the protein MAVTVVEPGREGPQVAVLGALGVIATARGGLEARLIEAARVVVATTGAVLLADKGFTSVDELSKTRRKMWRAEAKRAACAEIEATLGMGVGETRHLVGIACAPATIRGPVLAALDAGEATWAMVRDFWARCARLPVDQGALVAEALFGTDPATAARELLTPGGDLRGTPWHAADYKAALEREATRAEGTDAQAERERRRAAYQARRATMTVGEDGTATLSITGPLIAMAAAHTRIERAARLLRKHGDTRTLDQLRADIAATLLIHGHLPLPHTGDSDGSTQAGDTTTGDTQARDEDVRDAEAVWRDLQTPDLEAIARVVTGMPAIQLQVIIPWDTLTATPACTHTQHRHGGHGDADREPPGRGVGHLVGYPAYLTPGHARELALAPGTTLSRLLTDPADGRLIERTQSTYRPDAAMRTQIHAADVHSRAPGTGHPATSCELDHVTPWTGPPDPTTGQAPGGTTTETNLVTLDKRHHQLKTLGIATATINHLRDLTWTTLLGHTTTTRTHDYRHYQTPAPPTRNEGEDSAHQQPQPHEDRDPDDQRDLLNRALYTLLSERGPDALLTDHDDHPGTGDHGGPLSRWMFITKNERRADPHQSPRTPRREQHPRPRDHEPPPF from the coding sequence ATGGCGGTCACGGTGGTCGAGCCGGGACGGGAGGGTCCGCAGGTGGCGGTGCTGGGGGCGTTGGGGGTGATCGCGACCGCCCGGGGTGGCCTGGAGGCCAGGCTGATCGAGGCCGCCCGGGTGGTGGTCGCCACGACCGGGGCGGTGCTGCTCGCGGACAAGGGCTTCACCAGCGTCGACGAGCTCTCCAAGACGCGCCGCAAGATGTGGCGCGCCGAGGCCAAACGGGCCGCGTGCGCCGAGATCGAGGCCACCCTCGGCATGGGCGTCGGGGAGACCCGGCACCTGGTCGGGATCGCCTGCGCACCGGCCACCATCCGCGGACCGGTCCTGGCCGCGTTGGACGCCGGGGAGGCGACCTGGGCCATGGTCCGCGACTTCTGGGCCCGCTGCGCCCGGCTCCCGGTCGACCAGGGCGCCCTGGTCGCCGAGGCCCTCTTCGGGACCGATCCCGCGACCGCCGCCCGTGAGCTTCTCACCCCCGGCGGTGACCTGCGCGGCACACCGTGGCACGCCGCCGACTACAAGGCCGCGCTGGAACGGGAGGCCACCCGCGCCGAGGGCACCGACGCCCAAGCAGAAAGAGAACGCCGCCGCGCGGCCTACCAGGCCCGCCGCGCCACCATGACCGTCGGCGAGGACGGCACCGCCACCCTGTCCATCACCGGACCACTGATCGCCATGGCCGCCGCCCACACCCGTATCGAACGCGCCGCCCGCCTCCTCCGCAAGCACGGCGACACCCGCACCCTGGACCAGCTGCGCGCCGACATCGCCGCCACCCTGCTCATCCACGGACACCTCCCCCTGCCCCACACCGGGGACAGCGACGGGAGCACCCAGGCCGGGGACACCACGACCGGCGACACACAGGCCAGGGACGAAGATGTCAGGGATGCCGAGGCGGTGTGGCGGGACCTGCAGACCCCGGACCTGGAAGCCATCGCCCGCGTCGTGACCGGGATGCCCGCGATCCAGCTGCAGGTCATCATCCCCTGGGACACCCTCACCGCAACCCCCGCCTGCACCCACACCCAGCACCGGCACGGCGGGCACGGGGATGCAGATCGTGAACCCCCCGGCCGGGGGGTGGGCCACCTGGTCGGGTACCCGGCCTACCTGACCCCCGGGCACGCCCGCGAGCTCGCCCTGGCCCCGGGCACCACCCTGTCCCGGCTGCTGACCGACCCCGCCGACGGGCGCCTGATCGAACGCACCCAGAGCACCTACCGGCCCGACGCCGCCATGCGCACCCAGATCCACGCCGCCGACGTCCACTCCCGCGCCCCCGGCACCGGCCACCCCGCCACCAGCTGCGAGCTCGACCACGTCACCCCCTGGACCGGACCACCCGACCCCACCACCGGCCAAGCCCCCGGCGGCACCACCACCGAGACCAACCTGGTCACCCTCGACAAACGCCACCACCAGCTCAAGACCCTCGGCATCGCCACCGCCACCATCAACCACCTGCGCGACCTGACCTGGACCACCCTGCTCGGCCACACCACCACCACCCGCACCCACGACTACCGCCACTACCAGACGCCCGCACCACCCACCCGAAACGAAGGGGAGGACTCTGCCCACCAGCAGCCTCAGCCCCACGAGGACCGGGACCCCGACGACCAGCGCGACCTGCTCAACCGCGCCCTCTACACCCTCCTCTCCGAACGCGGACCCGACGCCCTGCTCACCGACCACGACGACCACCCCGGCACCGGAGACCACGGCGGACCCCTGTCCCGCTGGATGTTCATCACCAAGAACGAACGCCGCGCCGACCCACACCAGTCACCACGCACACCTCGTCGGGAGCAGCACCCCCGACCCCGCGACCACGAACCCCCACCCTTCTGA
- a CDS encoding kynureninase, whose product MAEQSPSRESAAALDEQDALAPFAGRFERAEGVVAYFDGNSLGRPVAGAAEEMASFVRQEWGTRLARSWDEGWMGWPEQVGDLLGSAALGAAPGQTVVADSTTVLLYKVLRALVDHQLRVDPSRTELVLDTDNFPTDRYVAEGIAAERGLVLRWIEVDTATGVREDQVRAVMGERTGVVLLSHVAYRSGFVADAEAITRAVHDAGALVLWDTCHSAGSVPVHADAWDWDAAVGCDYKYLNGGPGAPAHAYLARRHHDLPTLQQPIQGWMGRRDPFLMEQGYQPAAGVRALVSGTPPIVGMVPVRLGVQMLAEAGIDAVREKSLALTDFAWSVVETWPQELGVVVASPREHARRGGHLTLRHPAFEEIYPGLWDRGVIPDFRSPDGLRLGLSPLSTTFVEVWDGLAAILEELQR is encoded by the coding sequence GTGGCTGAGCAGTCCCCGTCGCGGGAGTCCGCGGCGGCGCTGGACGAGCAGGACGCGCTGGCGCCCTTCGCCGGGCGCTTCGAGCGCGCCGAGGGCGTCGTGGCCTACTTCGACGGCAACTCCCTGGGTCGTCCGGTGGCCGGGGCCGCGGAGGAGATGGCCTCCTTCGTCCGGCAGGAGTGGGGGACCCGGCTCGCCCGGTCCTGGGACGAGGGGTGGATGGGGTGGCCCGAGCAGGTCGGGGACCTGCTGGGGTCCGCCGCGCTCGGGGCGGCGCCGGGACAGACGGTCGTCGCCGACTCGACGACGGTCCTGCTCTACAAGGTCCTGCGGGCCCTGGTCGACCACCAGCTCCGGGTCGACCCCTCACGCACGGAGCTGGTGCTCGACACCGACAACTTCCCGACTGACCGCTACGTGGCCGAGGGGATCGCCGCCGAGCGCGGCCTCGTGCTGCGCTGGATCGAGGTGGACACCGCGACCGGGGTCCGCGAGGACCAGGTGCGAGCCGTCATGGGGGAGCGCACCGGCGTGGTCCTGCTCTCGCACGTGGCCTACCGCTCCGGGTTCGTCGCCGATGCCGAGGCCATCACGCGCGCGGTGCACGACGCCGGGGCGCTGGTGCTGTGGGACACGTGCCACAGCGCGGGGTCGGTCCCGGTGCACGCCGACGCCTGGGACTGGGACGCGGCGGTGGGCTGCGACTACAAGTACCTCAACGGCGGTCCCGGTGCGCCGGCGCACGCCTACCTCGCACGGCGGCACCATGACCTGCCCACCCTGCAGCAGCCGATCCAGGGGTGGATGGGGCGCCGGGACCCCTTCCTCATGGAGCAGGGCTACCAGCCGGCCGCGGGGGTCCGCGCGCTGGTCAGCGGCACCCCGCCGATCGTGGGGATGGTGCCGGTGCGGCTCGGCGTGCAGATGCTGGCTGAGGCAGGCATCGACGCGGTCCGGGAGAAGTCCCTGGCCCTCACCGACTTCGCCTGGTCGGTCGTCGAGACCTGGCCGCAGGAGCTGGGTGTGGTGGTCGCCAGCCCGCGCGAGCACGCGCGACGTGGGGGACACCTGACGCTGCGCCATCCGGCCTTCGAGGAGATCTACCCCGGGCTGTGGGACCGCGGGGTGATCCCCGACTTCCGGTCCCCGGACGGGCTCCGGCTCGGGCTGTCACCGCTCTCCACCACCTTCGTCGAGGTGTGGGACGGGCTCGCGGCGATCCTGGAGGAGTTGCAGCGCTGA
- a CDS encoding tryptophan 2,3-dioxygenase: MPSSDARSGADLDPVTRHTRSRRDLEQGIEQDFGQNLSYGAYLDLPTLLSAQHPRATPPQHDELLFIIQHQTTELWLRLVIHELTSARALLAADDHRQALKRIARVKHIQASMTEQWSVLATLTPSEYAQFRAFLATGSGFQSWQYRAVEFMLGNKNAGMLPVFAHDEEQHAELERLLHEPSLYDEVLAWLARRGHPIPQEVLDRDVSQPYEAHEGVVAALSRIYADPQEHWAEYETAEELVDLEDNFQVWRFRHLKTVERIIGSKRGSGGSSGVPFLRRALELTFFPELYDVRSAIQDVTPEGYHGGDGRG; the protein is encoded by the coding sequence ATGCCGAGCAGCGACGCCCGGTCCGGGGCCGACCTCGACCCGGTCACCCGGCATACCCGGTCCCGGCGCGACCTCGAGCAGGGCATCGAGCAGGACTTCGGGCAGAACCTGTCCTACGGGGCCTACCTCGACCTGCCGACGCTGCTCTCGGCGCAGCACCCCCGCGCGACGCCGCCGCAGCACGACGAGCTGCTCTTCATCATCCAGCACCAGACGACCGAGCTCTGGCTGCGCCTGGTCATCCACGAGCTGACCAGCGCGCGGGCGCTGCTCGCCGCCGACGACCACCGTCAGGCGCTCAAGCGGATCGCCCGGGTCAAACACATCCAGGCCTCGATGACCGAGCAGTGGTCGGTGCTGGCCACCCTCACCCCGAGCGAGTACGCGCAGTTCCGCGCCTTCCTCGCCACCGGGTCCGGGTTCCAGAGCTGGCAGTACCGCGCCGTGGAGTTCATGCTCGGCAACAAGAACGCGGGCATGCTGCCGGTCTTCGCCCACGACGAGGAACAGCACGCCGAGCTGGAGCGGCTGCTGCACGAGCCCAGCCTCTACGACGAGGTGCTCGCCTGGCTGGCCCGGCGCGGGCACCCCATCCCGCAGGAGGTGCTGGACCGCGACGTGTCGCAGCCCTACGAGGCGCACGAGGGTGTCGTCGCTGCGCTCAGCCGGATCTACGCCGACCCGCAGGAGCACTGGGCGGAGTACGAGACGGCCGAAGAGCTCGTGGACCTCGAGGACAACTTCCAGGTATGGCGCTTCCGTCACCTCAAGACCGTGGAGCGCATCATCGGGAGCAAGCGGGGCAGCGGTGGGTCCAGCGGCGTCCCGTTCCTGAGGCGCGCGCTGGAGCTGACCTTCTTCCCCGAGCTCTACGACGTGCGCTCGGCCATCCAGGACGTGACGCCGGAGGGCTACCACGGGGGCGACGGACGTGGCTGA